One Prunus dulcis chromosome 8, ALMONDv2, whole genome shotgun sequence DNA window includes the following coding sequences:
- the LOC117636385 gene encoding disease resistance protein RPM1-like, with the protein MIKAIPERNKRYALDGVVGTSWDDISKWVKNQAVSSLFINEDELVGIDGKKQTLTAWLLNEEQHLTVVSVVGMGGSGKTTLVAKTFTNETINRHFDSYAWITVSRTYVIEDLFRSLIKELHQTRNEDVPADLISMGYRDLLQLLVNYLESKRYLVVLDDVWDIKLWREIRISLPDRQLGSRIMLTTRKEDIAFHCFGVESHVHCMQPLEKNYAWELFSRKSFSTFDGNCCPPELEKLAWELMEKCKGLPLAIIALGGLMSSKKSAAEWSKVYNGLNWHLTSHHLLEPVKSILLLSFNDLPYRLKHCFLYCSLFPEDYLIRRKRLIRLWIAEGFVEHARGVTPEQVADSYLMELIFRNMLQVVERNETGRPKSCKMHDLMRELALSTSEKEKFSVVHDGKEVLEDVGARRLSIQTTQGGIESCIGMSRPRSFLVFVTGIFSFSFSKSLPSGFKLSRVLDLEDVQIDKLPHNLVYLFNLRYLSLKGTQIKELPKAIGLLRNLQTLNILNTKIEVLPRGISKLQNLRHLIMLSHFGKNMAFRMASGTRVPLNISKLKKLEVLSFVESEGNIIRLIGNMTQLTKLGITNVKERDAMDLCDSIQKLKLLQYLGLGVSGEEEFLDINALSSPPPHLRRLIFASKLQKVPPWFSSLQNLTCLRLYWTRLEEDLLPHIEALPCLGRLALVNAYVGNELCFNRGFPKLTILELFNFPLLNKITIAEGVMRNLRLLTLVRCMELKALPQGFEYLSRLETLELLSVSMQLIESIQEGGVDHPMVKHITVITTYRLTCLTRAYHNSST; encoded by the coding sequence ATGATCAAGGCCATTCCAGAGAGAAATAAGAGATATGCTCTTGATGGTGTAGTAGGAACAAGTTGGGATGATATTAGCAAATGGGTCAAGAACCAAGCAGTGTCTTCTCTCTTTATTAACGAAGATGAACTCGTCGGGATTGATGGAAAGAAGCAAACATTAACTGCATGGCTGCTCAATGAAGAGCAACACCTAACTGTTGTCTCCGTGGTCGGGATGGGAGGATCCGGGAAAACAACTCTAGTTGCCAAGACCTTCACCAACGAAACTATAAACAGACATTTTGATTCTTATGCTTGGATCACTGTCTCCCGAACTTATGTGATTGAAGACTTGTTTCGGAGCTTGATCAAAGAACTCCACCAAACAAGGAATGAAGATGTCCCTGCAGACCTGATATCCATGGGCTACAGAGACTTGCTACAACTTCTGGTGAACTACCTGGAGTCTAAAAGGTACCTAGTAGTACTGGATGACGTGTGGGATATCAAACTTTGGAGAGAAATAAGGATATCACTTCCAGATAGACAGCTTGGAAGTCGAATCATGCTTACAACTCGAAAAGAAGACATAGCATTCCATTGTTTTGGAGTTGAAAGCCATGTTCACTGTATGCAACCCCTGGAAAAGAATTACGCTTGGGAGCTTTTCAGCAGGAAATCATTCTCTACCTTTGATGGTAATTGTTGTCCACCAGAGCTTGAAAAATTAGCTTGGGAACTCATGGAAAAGTGTAAAGGCCTACCTCTAGCTATCATAGCTTTAGGTGGTCTCATGTCTTCCAAGAAATCAGCTGCGGAGTGGAGTAAAGTCTACAATGGCTTAAATTGGCATCTAACAAGCCATCATTTGTTAGAACCTGTGAAGAGCATCTTGTTACTTAGTTTCAATGATTTGCCATATCGCTTGAAGCATTGTTTTCTATATTGTTCCCTTTTTCCAGAAGATTATTTGATTCGAAGGAAAAGGCTCATTAGGTTATGGATAGCTGAAGGATTTGTTGAACATGCTAGAGGGGTCACACCTGAACAAGTTGCAGATAGCTATCTTATGGAACTCATTTTTCGTAACATGCTACAAGTTGTAGAGAGGAATGAAACCGGTAGGCCAAAATCATGTAAGATGCATGACCTTATGCGAGAGCTTGCTCTGTCAACAtctgagaaagaaaaattttcTGTTGTACATGATGGGAAAGAAGTACTGGAAGACGTTGGAGCCCGCCGTTTGTCAATCCAAACAACCCAAGGAGGAATTGAATCTTGCATTGGTATGTCACGCCCTCGTTCTTTTCTTGTATTCGTTACTGGCatattctcattttctttctcaaagTCATTGCCTTCTGGATTCAAATTGTCGAGGGTTTTAGATTTGGAGGATGTCCAAATTGATAAGCTGCCACATAATTTAGTGTACTTATTCAACTTAAGATACTTAAGTTTGAAGGGAACTCAAATTAAGGAGCTTCCAAAAGCCATAGGACTGCTCCGCAACCTTCAGACATTGAACATCCTCAATACTAAGATAGAGGTACTTCCTAGAGGTATTTCCAAGTTGCAAAACCTGCGCCATCTAATTATGCTCAGTCATTTTGGAAAGAATATGGCTTTCAGAATGGCCAGTGGGACAAGAGTGCCATTGAATATTAGTAAGCTGAAGAAATTGGAAGTTTTGTCATTTGTTGAATCAGAAGGAAACATTATAAGGCTCATTGGAAATATGACTCAACTTACAAAGCTTGGCATTACGaatgtaaaagagagagacgCAATGGACCTATGTGATTCAATTCAAAAGTTGAAGCTACTTCAGTACTTGGGTTTAGGGGTAAGTGGCGAGGAGGAGTTTCTTGACATCAATGCATTATCTTCACCTCCTCCACACCTTCGAAGGCTTATTTTTGCCAGCAAGCTGCAAAAGGTAccaccttggttctcttcacTCCAGAACCTTACATGTCTGCGTCTTTATTGGACGAGACTTGAGGAGGATTTACTACCTCATATTGAAGCATTGCCATGTCTGGGACGTCTTGCACTTGTCAATGCCTATGTTGGTAATGAGCTGTGTTTCAACAGAGGCTTTCCAAAGCTTACTATTCTGGAGTTGTTTAATTTCCCCTTATTGAATAAGATAACTATAGCAGAAGGGGTGATGAGGAATCTCCGGTTATTAACACTTGTTAGATGTATGGAGTTAAAGGCATTGCCACAGGGTTTTGAATACCTTAGTAGGCTAGAAACACTTGAATTGTTGTCTGTTTCAATGCAACTTATAGAGTCCATACAAGAAGGAGGTGTGGATCATCCAATGGTAAAACACATCACCGTCATTACAACTTATCGTTTGACATGCTTGACAAGAGCTTATCATAATTCATCCACATGA
- the LOC117636818 gene encoding probable methyltransferase PMT24 gives MAVGKYSRVDGRRSLNCCSTTSLVVFVAFCLVGVWMLMSTVVPIQNQDSSSEETVNEVKRQTTTDKDSKQFEDSSGELPETVIKRDDNGNDLQSESHLDIKNAQNVAEDVSVNTTEEKQEELVSKEESEVKTEPESENGVEGNQQEKLVEEKSDEKLETEEQTKTQAENDGDGKTNDHEASSGDGESNSEAGNASDFQEGEKKLEGDETSDGIKQEDEVTIQTEKGNVEKYQDINSEESDSNNIESQETTAENEQGSTEVVELQNEKETQQSSLSEHKSGHEWKWKLCDVTAGPDYIPCLDNWGSIRKLPSTMHYEHRERHCPDEAPTCLVPLPEGYKRSIQWPTSREKIWYHNVPHTKLAVVKGHQNWVKVTGEYLTFPGGGTQFKNGALHYIDFIQKSLPDIAWGKRSRVILDVGCGVASFGGFLFDRDVLAMSFAPKDEHEAQVQFALERGIPAISAVMGTKRLPFPSSVYDLVHCARCRVPWHIEGGKLLLELNRVLRPGGYFVWSATPVYQKLPEDVGIWKAMSKLTKSMCWDLLVIKKDRLNGVAAAIYRKPSTNECYNERARNDPPLCSESDDPNTSWNVSLEACMHKVPEDVLNRGSQWPPKWPLRLEKPPYWLKSQLDVDGKSAPEDFISDYKHWKKVVSETYLNGMGINWSSVRNVMDMRAVYGGFAAALKDLKVWVMNVVPVDSRDTLPIIFERGLTGIYHDWCESFSTYPRTYDLLHADHLFSVLKKRCNLVAVIAEVDRILRPEGKLIIWDNAETLNEVESMAKSLQWDIRFTYSKDNEGLLCIQKTFWRPAEKETILSAIA, from the exons ATGGCTGTGGGGAAGTATTCTCGAGTTGACGGAAGGAGGTCACTGAATTGTTGTTCGACGACCAGTCTAGTTGTATTTGTTGCATTTTGCTTAGTTGGGGTCTGGATGTTAATGTCAACGGTTGTTCCAATTCAGAATCAAGACTCATCATCTGAGGAGACCGTAAATGAGGTAAAACGGCAAACGACAACTGATAAAGATTCCAAGCAATTCGAAGACAGTTCAGGTGAATTACCAGAAACTGTAATAAAAAGGGATGACAATGGCAATGATTTACAGAGTGAAAGCCATTTGGATATTAAGAATGCTCAGAATGTTGCAGAGGATGTTTCTGTAAATACAACTGAAGAAAAACAGGAAGAATTGGTTTCAAAGGAGGAATCTGAAGTGAAGACTGAGCCAGAAAGTGAGAATGGTGTTGAGGGAAATCAGCAAGAGAAGCTTGTAGAGGAGAAATCTGATGAGAAACTTGAGACTGAAGAGCAAACAAAGACACAGGCTGAAAATGATGGGGATGGGAAAACAAATGATCATGAAGCTAGTTCAGGAGATGGGGAGTCCAATTCAGAAGCTGGAAATGCATCTGACTTCCAAGAAGGGGAGAAAAAATTGGAGGGAGACGAGACTTCTGATGGAATAAAGCAGGAAGATGAAGTGACTATTCAGACTGAGAAGGGAAATGTTGAGAAATATCAAGACATTAATTCAGAAGAAAGTGATAGTAATAACATAGAAAGCCAGGAAACTACAGCTGAAAATGAGCAAGGGTCAACTGAAGTTGTGGAGTTGCAGAATGAGAAAGAAACACAACAATCTTCCTTATCTGAACATAAGAGTGGGCATGAGTGGAAGTGGAAACTCTGTGATGTCACTGCTGGGCCAGACTACATCCCTTGTCTTGACAATTGGGGTTCTATCAGGAAGCTTCCAAGTACAATGCACTATGAACATCGAGAGAGGCACTGCCCTGATGAAGCCCCGACCTGTCTTGTTCCTCTTCCAGAAGGATATAAACGGTCCATTCAGTGGCCTACAAGCAGGGAAAAG ATATGGTACCACAATGTTCCTCACACCAAGCTCGCAGTAGTTAAAGGGCACCAAAATTGGGTTAAAGTTACCGGTGAATACCTCACATTTCCTGGTGGTGGAACTCAGTTTAAGAATGGTGCTCTTCATTACATTGATTTTATCCAAAAA TCTCTTCCTGATATTGCATGGGGTAAAAGAAGCCGTGTGATATTAGATGTTGGGTGTGGTGTAGCCAGCTTCGGAGGTTTTCTATTTGATAGAGATGTTCTTGCTATGTCATTTGCCCCCAAGGATGAGCACGAAGCCCAAGTACAATTTGCACTAGAACGGGGAATCCCTGCCATATCAGCTGTTATGGGTACCAAAAGACTACCCTTTCCAAGTTCTGTGTATGATCTTGTCCACTGTGCACGCTGTAGAGTCCCTTGGCATATTGAAG GTGGTAAACTTCTCCTGGAGCTTAATCGTGTCTTGCGACCTGGTGGTTACTTTGTCTGGTCTGCTACTCCTGTTTACCAAAAGCTTCCTGAAGATGTTGGCATTTGGAAAG CGATGTCTAAATTAACAAAGTCAATGTGCTGGGATCTGTTGGTGATTAAAAAGGACAGACTTAATGGAGTGGCTGCTGCCATATATAGAAAACCTTCTACCAATGAGTGCTACAATGAAAGAGCACGCAATGACCCTCCTCTATGCAGTGAATCTGATGATCCAAATACTAGCTG GAATGTTTCACTAGAGGCATGCATGCACAAAGTGCCGGAGGATGTCTTAAACCGTGGGTCTCAGTGGCCTCCAAAATGGCCATTAAGGTTGGAAAAACCACCATACTGGTTAAAGTCTCAGCTTGATGTTGATGGAAAATCTGCCCCAGAGGATTTCATTTCTGACTACAAGCATTGGAAAAAAGTTGTTTCCGAGACATATTTGAATGGGATGGGAATCAACTGGTCTTCTGTTAGGAATGTCATGGACATGAGAGCTGTATACGGAGG GTTTGCTGCAGCACTAAAAGACTTGAAAGTATGGGTTATGAATGTAGTCCCAGTTGACTCCCGTGACACACTCCCGATAATTTTTGAGCGTGGTTTAACTGGGATATATCATGATTGGTGTGAGTCGTTCAGTACCTACCCCAGAACTTATGATCTTCTACATGCAGATCATCTATTCTCCGTCCTGAAAAAAAG ATGCAACTTAGTGGCAGTGATTGCCGAAGTTGATAGGATACTTAGGCCAGAAGGGAAGCTAATCATATGGGACAATGCTGAAACCTTAAACGAGGTTGAGAGCATGGCTAAATCTCTGCAGTGGGACATCCGATTTACGTATTCGAAAGACAATGAGGGTTTGCTATGCATTCAGAAGACATTTTGGCGTCCTGCagagaaagaaacaattttGTCAGCAATTGCCTAA